A single Streptomyces mirabilis DNA region contains:
- a CDS encoding type I polyketide synthase, translated as MSVLFPGAPDLATYWHNLVSGVDAITEVPPGRWDAEEYYAPGAEPRADRVYCRRGGFVDELAEVDVTEFGIMPTAVAATEPDQLIALRVAAGALADAGGPDRLPADRHRVGVVLGRGGYLTPGLVRLDQRVRTASQLVRTLGELLPDLGADQLEAVRAAFTDRLGPEAPESSIGLVPNLAASRLAGRLDLRGPAYTVDAACASSLIAVDHAVRELGSGRCDVMLAGGVHHCHDITFWSVFSQLGALSPSERIRPFDRGADGVLIGEGTGIVVLKRLADAERDGDRIYAAITGTGVASDGRTTSLMAPDSGGQVRAVRQAWDAAGLDPSAPGSIGLLEAHGTATPAGDGTELTTLAEVFGPPSADTSQGAPDAVIGSVKSMIGHTMPAAGVAGLIKAALAVHHQVLPPTLHCDDPHPALARTRFTPIGAARPWRTDDRQPVRRAAVNAFGFGGINAHVVLEEVAVSRRAAEVYEPEPVLRLTAPTPEAMAALLDRSDSAIIAAGLDERAPAADPVRLAVVGPTAKRLALARKAVAKGKGWRGRNDVWFVPRPLLGPGGGRLAFVFPGLEAEFAPNSEDIARHFALPWSRAVTDATVGDVGRQGTGVFELGRLLDTALRRLGVVPDALAGHSLGEWTAMAAAGIHPPEEVDAFLAGFDPDALSVPGLAFAAIGAPAEVVLTELDGRGDVVLSHDNAPNQSMICGPEPAVAALVEVFRSRAVISQILPFRSGFHTPMLEPYLGPIRTAAEAYTLHPAALPLWSATTVAPYPDEPAAIRELFIRHLLEPVRFRPLVETMYAAGFRAFVQLGAGQLGSLIDDTLHGRDHLVVPAHSPHRSGLPQLHRVAGALWADGAAPDPVPLLGRASTSTVTPARTVRRPSRPVRLDLGGANVSLDAETRDRLSAALARPRHTAPHDAGALEEQGLLGAELSALLRDATALASDVVTAGRRGRGASRDGAPPGPRTGGRPPKDGADLRTAEPATPEPQPRPQSLEATLHVSVDTMPYLLDHCFFRQPAQADPADRWPVVPGTTVIAHLMEFAERAAPGRRAVAVHDVRLHQWITATPAVDIPVRITPEGPDRVTASLGPYARAVVELAPEQTRFTPPPAPWTFPATLEEKPELTAAELYSRRWMFHGPRFQGLDELTAVGDRHVRGVLVTPPAPGALLDNVGQLLGYWIMARQPVRTTVFPVGMKEIRFHGPHPAPGERLECLIRITSVTDATLEADMQLVHRGRVWAEFSGWQDRRFDSNPRIREVDREPERYTLSRMQPGGWALVHEEWPDLATRELIMRNILAGEERERYAAHAPRGRRQWLLGRIAAKDAVRNVMWDAGAGPVYPAEVRVGNDPAGRPFVTGGYGRILPALHVSIAHRGETAVAMARREGPCGIDIEEVTDRPEGTLAVALTATERELLTSLVHRPQGAPERLWFTRFWAAKEAVAKARGTGLGGEPKRFEITSADGDRLTVRTAGEEYRVRHCALTTPRPSAGPGKEYVVAWTTVNDQENEDDH; from the coding sequence ATGTCGGTGCTCTTCCCGGGCGCCCCCGACCTCGCCACGTACTGGCACAACCTGGTCTCCGGTGTCGACGCCATCACCGAGGTGCCGCCGGGCCGCTGGGACGCCGAGGAGTACTACGCGCCCGGCGCCGAGCCCCGGGCCGACCGGGTCTACTGCCGGCGCGGCGGTTTCGTGGACGAGCTGGCCGAGGTGGACGTCACCGAGTTCGGGATCATGCCGACCGCGGTCGCGGCCACCGAGCCCGACCAGCTGATCGCGCTGCGGGTGGCCGCGGGGGCCCTCGCCGACGCGGGCGGCCCGGACCGGCTGCCCGCCGACCGGCACCGGGTCGGTGTGGTGCTCGGACGGGGCGGCTATCTCACCCCCGGCCTGGTCCGGCTCGACCAGCGGGTGCGGACCGCGAGCCAGCTCGTGCGCACCCTGGGCGAGCTGCTGCCGGACCTCGGCGCCGACCAACTGGAGGCGGTGCGCGCGGCGTTCACCGACCGGCTCGGGCCCGAGGCACCGGAGTCCTCGATCGGCCTTGTGCCCAACCTCGCCGCGTCCCGGCTGGCGGGCCGGCTCGACCTGCGCGGGCCCGCCTACACCGTGGACGCCGCCTGCGCCTCCTCCCTGATCGCCGTCGACCACGCCGTGCGCGAACTCGGCAGCGGGCGCTGTGACGTGATGCTGGCGGGCGGGGTGCACCACTGCCACGACATCACCTTCTGGAGCGTGTTCAGCCAACTCGGCGCGCTCTCCCCGAGCGAGCGCATCCGGCCGTTCGACCGGGGCGCGGACGGCGTACTGATCGGTGAGGGCACCGGCATCGTCGTGCTCAAGCGGCTCGCCGACGCCGAGCGGGACGGCGACCGGATCTACGCCGCGATCACCGGCACCGGCGTCGCCTCCGACGGACGTACGACCAGTCTGATGGCGCCCGACTCCGGCGGCCAGGTCCGCGCGGTCCGCCAGGCCTGGGACGCCGCGGGGCTCGACCCGTCCGCCCCCGGCTCGATCGGCCTCCTGGAGGCACACGGCACCGCCACCCCGGCGGGCGACGGCACCGAACTCACCACGCTCGCGGAGGTGTTCGGACCACCGTCGGCGGACACCTCCCAAGGCGCGCCGGACGCCGTCATCGGCTCGGTGAAATCGATGATCGGCCACACCATGCCCGCGGCGGGCGTCGCCGGGCTGATCAAGGCCGCGCTCGCCGTCCATCACCAGGTGCTCCCGCCGACCCTGCACTGCGACGACCCGCATCCGGCGCTCGCCCGCACCCGGTTCACCCCCATCGGCGCCGCCCGGCCCTGGCGGACCGACGACCGGCAGCCGGTGCGCCGGGCCGCCGTCAACGCCTTCGGGTTCGGCGGCATCAACGCGCACGTCGTGCTCGAAGAGGTCGCGGTCTCGCGGCGGGCGGCCGAGGTGTACGAGCCGGAGCCGGTGCTGCGGCTGACCGCGCCGACGCCCGAGGCGATGGCCGCGCTCCTTGACCGCTCCGACTCCGCGATCATCGCCGCCGGTCTCGACGAACGCGCCCCCGCCGCCGATCCGGTGCGGCTAGCAGTCGTCGGGCCGACGGCCAAGCGGCTGGCGCTGGCCCGCAAGGCGGTCGCCAAGGGGAAGGGGTGGCGCGGCCGGAACGACGTGTGGTTCGTGCCGCGTCCCCTGCTGGGCCCCGGCGGCGGCAGGCTCGCGTTCGTCTTCCCCGGCCTGGAGGCCGAGTTCGCGCCCAACTCCGAGGACATCGCGCGGCACTTCGCGCTGCCCTGGTCGCGCGCCGTCACCGACGCCACCGTGGGTGACGTTGGCAGGCAGGGCACCGGCGTCTTCGAGCTCGGCCGGCTCCTCGACACCGCGCTGCGCCGCCTCGGCGTCGTCCCCGACGCGCTGGCCGGTCACAGTCTTGGCGAGTGGACCGCGATGGCCGCAGCCGGAATCCACCCTCCGGAGGAGGTCGACGCCTTCCTTGCCGGTTTCGACCCCGACGCGCTGAGCGTCCCCGGGCTGGCCTTCGCCGCGATCGGCGCCCCCGCCGAGGTGGTACTGACCGAGCTGGACGGTCGCGGGGACGTGGTCCTCTCCCACGACAACGCGCCCAACCAGTCGATGATCTGCGGCCCCGAGCCCGCCGTCGCCGCACTGGTCGAGGTGTTCCGGTCGCGGGCGGTGATCTCGCAGATCCTGCCGTTCCGCTCCGGCTTCCACACCCCGATGCTGGAGCCCTACCTCGGCCCGATCAGAACGGCCGCCGAGGCCTACACCCTGCACCCGGCCGCGCTGCCCCTGTGGTCCGCGACGACCGTCGCCCCCTACCCGGACGAACCGGCCGCGATCCGTGAGCTGTTCATCCGCCATCTGCTGGAGCCGGTCCGCTTCCGGCCCCTGGTGGAGACGATGTACGCGGCGGGCTTCCGCGCGTTCGTCCAGCTCGGCGCGGGACAGCTCGGCTCGCTCATCGACGACACCCTGCACGGCCGCGACCACCTCGTGGTCCCCGCGCACTCCCCGCACCGCTCGGGCCTGCCCCAACTCCATCGCGTGGCGGGCGCGTTGTGGGCGGACGGAGCCGCGCCGGACCCCGTCCCGCTGCTGGGCAGGGCCTCGACCTCGACCGTCACACCGGCCCGTACGGTACGCCGTCCGAGCCGCCCCGTACGGCTGGACCTCGGCGGCGCGAACGTCTCCCTGGACGCGGAGACCCGCGACCGGCTGAGCGCCGCACTGGCCCGGCCGCGACACACCGCGCCCCATGACGCCGGCGCCCTGGAGGAACAGGGTCTGCTGGGCGCGGAGTTGTCGGCACTGCTGCGGGACGCGACGGCGCTCGCCTCGGACGTGGTGACGGCGGGGCGACGTGGACGCGGCGCCTCGCGCGACGGGGCCCCGCCCGGCCCCCGTACGGGCGGCAGGCCCCCTAAAGACGGAGCCGACCTTCGTACGGCCGAGCCCGCCACACCCGAACCCCAGCCCCGGCCCCAGTCCCTCGAAGCCACTCTCCACGTCTCCGTCGACACCATGCCGTACCTCCTGGACCACTGCTTCTTCCGGCAGCCCGCCCAGGCCGACCCCGCCGACCGCTGGCCCGTGGTCCCGGGCACCACCGTGATCGCCCACCTCATGGAGTTCGCCGAGCGGGCCGCGCCCGGCCGGCGCGCGGTAGCCGTCCACGACGTACGGCTGCACCAATGGATCACCGCCACTCCGGCCGTCGACATCCCCGTACGGATCACCCCCGAGGGCCCGGACCGGGTCACCGCCTCCCTCGGCCCCTACGCCCGGGCCGTGGTCGAACTCGCCCCGGAGCAAACCCGGTTCACGCCGCCTCCCGCGCCCTGGACCTTTCCCGCGACGCTGGAGGAGAAGCCCGAGCTGACCGCGGCGGAGCTGTACTCGCGCCGCTGGATGTTCCACGGCCCGCGCTTCCAGGGCCTGGACGAACTGACCGCGGTCGGCGACCGGCACGTACGCGGGGTGCTCGTCACCCCGCCCGCGCCGGGCGCCCTGCTGGACAACGTGGGGCAGCTCCTCGGCTACTGGATCATGGCCCGGCAGCCGGTGCGGACGACGGTGTTCCCGGTCGGGATGAAGGAGATCCGCTTCCACGGCCCGCACCCCGCGCCCGGCGAGCGCCTGGAGTGCCTGATCCGGATCACCTCAGTCACCGACGCCACACTCGAAGCGGACATGCAGCTGGTCCACCGGGGGCGGGTGTGGGCAGAGTTCAGCGGCTGGCAGGACCGCCGGTTCGACAGCAATCCGCGCATCCGCGAGGTGGACCGGGAGCCCGAGCGGTACACGCTGTCCCGTATGCAGCCCGGCGGCTGGGCGCTGGTCCACGAGGAGTGGCCCGATCTGGCCACCCGCGAGCTGATCATGCGCAACATCCTGGCGGGAGAGGAACGCGAACGGTACGCGGCGCACGCCCCGCGCGGCCGGCGGCAGTGGCTGCTCGGCCGGATCGCCGCCAAGGACGCGGTACGGAACGTGATGTGGGACGCCGGGGCGGGCCCCGTCTACCCGGCCGAGGTCAGGGTCGGCAACGACCCGGCCGGCCGCCCCTTCGTGACCGGCGGCTACGGCAGGATCCTGCCCGCGCTGCACGTCTCCATCGCCCACCGCGGCGAGACGGCCGTGGCGATGGCCAGGAGGGAGGGTCCCTGCGGCATCGACATCGAGGAAGTCACCGACCGCCCCGAGGGCACCCTCGCGGTGGCCCTCACCGCCACCGAGCGCGAGCTGCTCACGTCACTCGTCCACCGGCCGCAAGGAGCCCCCGAACGGCTCTGGTTCACCCGATTCTGGGCCGCCAAGGAGGCCGTCGCGAAGGCGCGCGGCACCGGACTTGGCGGTGAGCCGAAGCGGTTCGAGATCACCTCGGCCGACGGCGACCGCCTGACCGTCCGCACCGCGGGCGAGGAGTACCGCGTGCGGCACTGTGCGCTGACCACCCCCCGGCCGTCCGCAGGGCCCGGCAAGGAGTACGTCGTGGCCTGGACGACAGTCAACGATCAGGAGAACGAAGATGACCACTGA
- a CDS encoding acyl carrier protein: MTTELDRPAGQSDRGRTSAPDAATALADISAILRTVLEEYGLDDSEISLDTSFHDDLELESIDLVTLSAELREFYGERVNFAAFIADRGLEEIIALTVGDLVGYVVDSLAVAEVG, encoded by the coding sequence ATGACCACTGAACTCGACCGTCCCGCGGGCCAGTCGGACAGGGGACGGACCTCGGCGCCCGACGCGGCGACCGCGCTCGCCGACATCTCGGCCATCCTGCGCACCGTGCTGGAGGAGTACGGGCTCGACGACTCCGAGATCAGCCTCGACACGTCCTTCCACGACGACCTGGAGCTGGAGAGCATCGACCTCGTCACCCTCTCCGCCGAACTGCGCGAGTTCTACGGCGAGCGGGTCAACTTCGCCGCGTTCATAGCCGACCGCGGGCTGGAGGAGATCATCGCGCTCACCGTCGGCGATCTCGTCGGCTACGTCGTGGACTCACTGGCCGTCGCGGAGGTGGGCTGA
- a CDS encoding alpha/beta fold hydrolase, with amino-acid sequence MATMRVNGIDVHVQRLGHESGSPRPVVVLIHGLLIDSLASYYFSLAPRLAEEGLDVVMYDLRGHGKTSRPPTGYRMEDFVDDLDGLLDALAIDRPVHLVGNSFGGAVAYAMAAARPERVASVIAIEAEPPARAWAKNMYEGLVGEQGGLVVQEVTEWLRENPGERNARPFRAAGRVLDETALAQEIPLSTLLDEDLSAIRCPVFAIFGGASKLSAQTGMLEASLPHCRTVVLPDLGHSVLVEATQQTYALVRDWLLLGQGAHALREAR; translated from the coding sequence ATGGCGACGATGCGGGTGAACGGGATCGACGTACACGTCCAGCGGCTGGGCCACGAGAGCGGCTCCCCACGCCCCGTCGTGGTCCTCATCCACGGCCTGCTCATCGACAGCCTGGCCAGCTACTACTTCAGCCTCGCGCCGCGGCTCGCCGAGGAGGGCCTGGACGTCGTCATGTACGACCTGCGCGGGCACGGCAAGACCTCCCGGCCGCCGACCGGCTACCGGATGGAGGACTTCGTCGACGACCTCGACGGACTGCTGGACGCGCTGGCGATCGACCGCCCGGTGCACCTCGTCGGCAACTCCTTCGGCGGCGCCGTCGCGTACGCCATGGCCGCCGCCCGCCCCGAGCGGGTCGCGAGCGTGATCGCCATCGAGGCGGAACCGCCGGCCCGGGCTTGGGCGAAGAACATGTACGAGGGCCTGGTCGGCGAGCAGGGCGGACTGGTGGTCCAGGAGGTCACCGAGTGGCTGCGGGAGAACCCGGGCGAGCGCAACGCCCGGCCGTTCCGGGCGGCGGGCCGGGTCCTCGACGAGACCGCGCTCGCCCAGGAGATCCCGCTCAGCACTCTCCTCGACGAGGACCTGTCCGCGATCCGCTGCCCGGTCTTCGCCATCTTCGGCGGCGCGTCCAAGCTGTCGGCGCAGACCGGGATGCTGGAGGCCTCGCTCCCCCACTGCCGTACGGTCGTCCTGCCCGATCTCGGCCACTCGGTGCTGGTGGAGGCCACCCAACAGACGTACGCCCTCGTGCGCGACTGGCTGCTGCTCGGCCAGGGGGCGCACGCACTGCGGGAGGCCCGCTAG
- a CDS encoding glycosyltransferase, whose product MGRFLFVVPPLVGHVNPAVGTAAALAGRGHEIAWAGHPELVRGLVGSDAVVFPCALPEDGLSRPADLKGPAAFRFLWESFLVPLADAMAPGVRAAIEAYDPDVVVCDQQAVAGALVAESLGRVWVTSATTSAELVDPLAGMPKVAAWLDGLLAQLRNRICGGAGSADPRFSPHGVLAYTTRALLGPAELPDRVWLVGPSVAARPTSGDDFPWDWLDASPLPTVLVSLGTANNDAGARFLNAAAEGLGGLAGQLRAVLVDPGGLVEGPVPDNVLLRPHVPQLALLPRLDAVVCHAGHNTVCEALWHGVPLVVAPIRDDQPIVAGQVVDAGAGVRLRFGRADAARIRAAVETVLDPAGGHRKAAEAVGESFRAAGGSASAAARLETLPAESAVPRARGGA is encoded by the coding sequence ATGGGCCGGTTCCTGTTCGTGGTGCCGCCGCTGGTCGGGCACGTCAACCCGGCCGTGGGCACCGCGGCGGCACTCGCCGGGCGCGGGCACGAGATCGCGTGGGCGGGCCACCCGGAGCTCGTCCGCGGTCTCGTCGGATCCGACGCCGTCGTCTTCCCCTGCGCCCTCCCCGAGGACGGACTGTCCCGGCCCGCCGATCTGAAGGGGCCGGCCGCGTTCCGGTTCCTCTGGGAGAGCTTCCTCGTCCCGCTGGCGGACGCGATGGCGCCCGGGGTACGGGCGGCGATCGAGGCGTACGACCCCGATGTCGTCGTCTGCGACCAGCAGGCGGTGGCGGGTGCGCTGGTCGCCGAGTCCCTCGGGCGCGTCTGGGTGACCTCGGCCACCACCTCCGCCGAACTCGTCGACCCGCTGGCCGGTATGCCGAAGGTCGCGGCGTGGCTGGACGGACTGCTGGCCCAGCTGCGGAACCGGATCTGCGGCGGGGCCGGCTCGGCGGACCCTCGTTTCTCCCCGCACGGCGTCCTGGCGTACACCACCCGCGCGCTGCTCGGCCCGGCCGAACTGCCCGACCGGGTCTGGCTGGTGGGCCCGTCCGTCGCCGCCCGCCCCACGAGCGGCGACGACTTCCCCTGGGACTGGCTGGACGCCTCGCCTCTGCCCACCGTCCTGGTCAGCCTCGGCACGGCCAACAACGACGCCGGGGCCCGATTCCTGAACGCGGCCGCGGAGGGGCTGGGCGGACTGGCGGGCCAGCTGCGGGCGGTGCTCGTCGACCCCGGCGGGCTCGTCGAGGGCCCGGTCCCCGACAATGTCCTCCTGCGTCCCCACGTCCCCCAACTCGCCCTTCTCCCACGGCTCGACGCGGTCGTCTGCCATGCCGGGCACAACACCGTGTGCGAGGCGCTGTGGCACGGTGTCCCGCTCGTCGTGGCGCCGATCCGGGACGACCAGCCGATCGTCGCCGGGCAGGTCGTGGACGCGGGCGCCGGGGTACGGCTGCGGTTCGGTCGCGCCGACGCGGCCAGGATCCGTGCGGCGGTCGAGACGGTCCTCGACCCGGCCGGGGGCCACCGGAAGGCGGCCGAGGCCGTCGGGGAGTCCTTCCGCGCCGCGGGCGGCAGCGCCTCCGCCGCCGCCCGCCTCGAAACACTGCCTGCCGAGTCGGCCGTGCCGCGGGCACGAGGCGGCGCATGA
- a CDS encoding ABC transporter ATP-binding protein: MNDNGTTEHRPAPDAHRPDPPHGHGPEVSPTGSLGALVGYARPHWRVLLLSLVLTLLASVSGLVQPKFAQAILDRLDGGGSVVAPVALLAAFLVAGALLTGLNAWLQQRTSERVVREVRRGLVHRLIRLRVAELDRRAPGDLIARVTSDSTLLKSAATEGLIMTVNGVLTFAGALFMMATLDARLLGVTLLVLTMVGVVITVILPRIKAAVARSQASVGAVGAVLDRTLGAARTVKANGAEGRETRTAEDAVDEAYAAGLVGARYSALVTMVGGAAIQTAFLVVLGVGGTFVAHHSMSVSELIAFLLYVFFLASPVSQLVGGAAQLQQGLGAVGRIQEAGALPVEDDIDATGPAYTPAHAAPPAVELTGVEFTYPGRAPALRGVSFTVPGGTRTALVGLSGAGKTTLFSLLQRFYEPTAGTIRIGDQDIAALPRAEVRRRIAYVEQDSPVMAGTLRENLLYAAPSATREQLAEALAVTRLDGLLARLPQGLDTPVGPRGVTLSGGERQRLAIARALLRRPQVLLLDEATAQLDARNEQALGELVARTAGRCTVLLIAHRLSTVTDADQIVVLEHGDVRAVGTHHSLVDDDDLYRELAATQLLAAEPPS, translated from the coding sequence ATGAACGACAACGGCACGACCGAGCACCGGCCGGCGCCCGACGCCCACCGTCCCGACCCTCCCCACGGCCACGGCCCGGAAGTCTCCCCGACCGGCTCCCTGGGCGCCCTCGTCGGCTACGCACGACCCCACTGGCGCGTGCTGCTGCTCTCCCTCGTGCTCACTCTGCTGGCCAGCGTGTCGGGACTGGTGCAGCCGAAGTTCGCGCAGGCGATCCTGGACCGGCTCGACGGCGGCGGCAGCGTGGTCGCGCCGGTCGCGCTGCTCGCCGCGTTCCTGGTCGCGGGCGCCCTGCTCACCGGTCTCAACGCCTGGCTCCAGCAACGGACTTCGGAGCGGGTGGTGCGGGAGGTGCGGCGCGGTCTGGTGCACCGCCTGATCCGGCTGCGGGTCGCCGAGCTGGACCGGCGGGCCCCCGGCGACCTGATCGCCCGCGTCACCTCCGACAGCACACTGCTCAAGAGCGCCGCCACCGAGGGCCTGATCATGACGGTCAACGGCGTCCTGACCTTCGCCGGGGCGCTGTTCATGATGGCGACGCTCGACGCGCGTCTGCTCGGTGTCACGCTGCTGGTGCTGACGATGGTCGGTGTCGTGATCACCGTCATCCTGCCTCGGATCAAGGCGGCCGTGGCCCGCTCCCAGGCGTCCGTCGGAGCGGTCGGCGCCGTACTCGACCGCACCCTCGGCGCGGCCCGTACGGTCAAGGCCAACGGCGCCGAGGGCCGCGAGACGCGCACCGCCGAGGACGCGGTCGACGAGGCGTACGCCGCCGGACTGGTCGGCGCCCGCTACAGCGCCCTCGTCACCATGGTCGGCGGTGCCGCCATCCAGACCGCGTTCCTGGTGGTGCTCGGCGTGGGCGGCACCTTCGTCGCCCATCACTCGATGTCGGTCTCCGAACTGATCGCCTTCCTCCTGTACGTCTTCTTCCTGGCGAGCCCGGTGTCACAGCTGGTCGGCGGCGCGGCCCAACTCCAGCAGGGGCTGGGCGCGGTGGGCAGGATCCAGGAGGCGGGCGCGCTGCCGGTCGAGGACGACATCGACGCGACCGGGCCCGCGTACACCCCCGCCCACGCCGCACCACCGGCCGTCGAACTGACCGGCGTCGAGTTCACCTACCCCGGCCGCGCCCCGGCCCTGCGCGGCGTGAGCTTCACCGTCCCCGGCGGCACCCGGACCGCGCTGGTCGGTCTGTCGGGCGCGGGCAAGACCACCCTCTTCTCCCTCCTCCAGCGCTTCTACGAGCCGACCGCGGGCACCATCAGGATCGGCGACCAGGACATCGCGGCCCTGCCGCGCGCCGAGGTCCGGCGCCGGATCGCGTACGTCGAGCAGGACTCCCCCGTGATGGCGGGCACCCTCCGCGAGAACCTCCTGTACGCGGCGCCCTCGGCCACCCGGGAGCAGCTGGCCGAGGCCCTGGCCGTCACCCGCCTCGACGGCCTCCTCGCCCGCCTTCCCCAGGGCCTGGACACGCCCGTGGGCCCACGCGGCGTCACCCTGTCCGGCGGCGAACGCCAGCGCCTCGCCATCGCCCGCGCCCTGCTGCGCCGCCCCCAGGTACTTCTCCTCGACGAGGCGACGGCCCAGCTCGACGCCCGCAACGAACAGGCCCTCGGCGAACTCGTCGCCCGCACGGCGGGCCGCTGCACGGTCCTTCTGATCGCCCACCGTCTGTCCACGGTCACCGACGCCGACCAGATCGTGGTCCTGGAACACGGCGACGTCCGCGCCGTGGGCACCCACCACTCCCTGGTCGACGACGACGACCTCTACCGCGAACTGGCCGCCACCCAACTCCTGGCCGCCGAGCCCCCGTCGTGA
- a CDS encoding MFS transporter, whose product MPSGLIALALGGFGIGLTEFLIAGLLPQVASSFAVSEAAAGQLISGYALSVAVGAIALTAATARLPRKGILIGLVALFVIGNLLSALAPSYPVMLLGRIVAALCHGSFFGIGSLVARSLVAPEKKSRAVAVMFAGLTVANVLGVPFGALVGERWGWRAAFWAVTAIGLLALAGIVALVPAGAGETWPPTVTGRPDLTPAGGLRAQFRALRSWQVWLTLTATALGYGGMFGAFTYIAYTFTEVGGFSSGDVAWLLMVYGVGLVVGNLVGGRAADHDRDRALVVALLGLAITLAVFGLLAGSGIASVILVFLMGLFGFASVPGLITRVTDFAHGAALAASANVSASNIGNALGAWLGGLAITAGLGYTAPLYVGAGIVLISVVVMAVAAHQAASGPR is encoded by the coding sequence ATGCCGAGTGGACTGATCGCGCTGGCACTCGGCGGGTTCGGCATCGGTCTGACCGAGTTCCTGATCGCCGGACTGCTGCCGCAGGTGGCGTCGAGTTTCGCGGTGTCCGAGGCGGCCGCAGGCCAGCTGATCTCCGGGTACGCGCTGAGTGTCGCCGTCGGCGCGATCGCGCTGACCGCGGCGACGGCGCGGCTGCCCCGCAAGGGGATCCTGATCGGCCTGGTGGCGCTGTTCGTCATCGGCAACCTGCTGTCCGCTCTCGCGCCGAGCTATCCGGTGATGCTGCTCGGGCGGATCGTCGCGGCGTTGTGCCACGGGTCGTTCTTCGGTATCGGCTCGCTGGTCGCCCGCAGTCTGGTCGCGCCGGAGAAGAAGTCCCGCGCGGTGGCGGTCATGTTCGCCGGGCTGACGGTCGCGAACGTGCTGGGCGTGCCGTTCGGCGCGCTCGTCGGCGAGCGCTGGGGCTGGCGAGCGGCCTTCTGGGCGGTCACCGCAATCGGCCTGCTCGCGCTGGCCGGAATCGTCGCCCTCGTCCCGGCCGGTGCGGGAGAGACATGGCCTCCGACGGTGACGGGCCGCCCGGACCTGACACCGGCCGGCGGCCTGCGGGCCCAGTTCCGTGCGCTGCGGTCCTGGCAGGTCTGGCTGACCCTGACGGCCACCGCGCTCGGCTACGGCGGGATGTTCGGTGCGTTCACCTACATCGCCTACACGTTCACCGAGGTCGGCGGCTTCTCCTCCGGGGATGTCGCCTGGCTGCTGATGGTGTACGGCGTCGGCCTGGTCGTCGGGAACCTGGTCGGCGGGCGCGCGGCCGACCATGACCGTGACCGCGCCCTGGTCGTCGCTCTGCTCGGACTCGCCATCACCCTGGCCGTTTTCGGTCTGCTGGCCGGCAGCGGCATCGCGTCGGTGATACTGGTGTTTCTGATGGGGCTCTTCGGGTTCGCCAGTGTGCCGGGCCTGATCACTCGCGTCACCGACTTCGCCCATGGGGCGGCGCTCGCCGCCAGCGCCAATGTGTCCGCGTCCAACATCGGCAACGCGCTCGGCGCCTGGCTCGGGGGACTGGCCATCACCGCGGGCCTCGGCTACACGGCGCCGCTCTACGTCGGCGCCGGCATCGTCCTGATCTCCGTCGTCGTGATGGCCGTCGCCGCTCACCAAGCCGCGAGCGGACCTCGTTAG
- a CDS encoding carbohydrate ABC transporter permease — MTTQTSTPTRTTVSASTADARKPIAWRRVALHAGCLAALLVMLYPLAWLLATSLKPANEVIASLNLLPSHLEWSNYTTALDGVNNVSVWRLLGNSLLIAGGAVVGNVLSCSLAAYAFARLRFRFRGPLFAFMIATIMLPHHAVLIPQYIIFNKLGMVNTYWPLILPKFLATEAFFVFLIVQFMRGLPRELEEAARIDGCGPFRSFFLVILPLTRPALITTAIFTFIWTWNDFFTQLIYLFSPEKFTLTLALRSFVDASSQSAFGPMFAMSVIALLPIVLFFLAFQRFLVEGMANSGIKG; from the coding sequence ATGACCACGCAGACAAGTACACCGACGCGTACGACGGTGAGCGCGTCGACCGCCGACGCCCGCAAGCCGATCGCCTGGCGGCGGGTCGCCCTGCACGCCGGCTGCCTGGCCGCGCTGCTCGTCATGCTCTACCCGCTGGCCTGGCTGCTCGCGACCTCGCTCAAGCCCGCGAACGAGGTCATCGCCAGCCTGAACCTGCTGCCCAGCCACCTGGAGTGGTCCAACTACACCACCGCCCTCGACGGCGTGAACAACGTCTCCGTGTGGCGGCTGCTCGGCAACTCCCTGCTCATCGCGGGCGGCGCGGTCGTCGGCAACGTGCTGTCCTGCTCGCTGGCCGCCTACGCCTTCGCCCGGCTGCGGTTCCGCTTCCGCGGCCCGCTGTTCGCGTTCATGATCGCCACGATCATGCTGCCGCACCACGCCGTGCTGATCCCCCAGTACATCATCTTCAACAAGCTCGGCATGGTGAACACCTACTGGCCGCTGATCCTGCCGAAGTTCCTAGCCACCGAGGCGTTCTTCGTCTTCCTCATCGTGCAGTTCATGCGGGGGCTGCCGCGCGAACTGGAGGAGGCGGCGCGGATCGACGGCTGCGGGCCCTTCCGGAGCTTCTTCCTGGTCATCCTCCCGCTCACCCGCCCCGCCCTGATCACCACCGCGATCTTCACCTTCATCTGGACCTGGAACGACTTCTTCACCCAGCTCATCTACCTCTTCTCGCCCGAGAAGTTCACGCTGACGCTGGCCCTCAGGTCGTTCGTGGACGCCTCCAGCCAGTCGGCCTTCGGCCCGATGTTCGCGATGTCCGTGATCGCGCTGCTGCCGATCGTGCTGTTCTTCCTCGCCTTCCAGCGGTTCCTGGTGGAGGGCATGGCGAACTCGGGGATCAAGGGATGA